Proteins encoded in a region of the Thermoplasmata archaeon genome:
- a CDS encoding zinc ribbon domain-containing protein, translating into MKCSKCGFDNPEDALFCEKCDWKLGETYIPEVKINRSVFSYVALIVGIIAIIPALMKTAVIASVILGGVGLVLGGYSFNIPRLTGASNKNILMAFSGIGLILSVTAFIYGIYLLVN; encoded by the coding sequence ATGAAATGCTCAAAGTGCGGTTTCGATAACCCCGAAGACGCTCTGTTCTGCGAGAAATGCGACTGGAAACTCGGAGAGACCTACATCCCTGAGGTAAAGATCAACCGTTCGGTCTTCTCCTATGTCGCACTCATCGTCGGAATCATTGCTATAATTCCTGCTCTAATGAAGACAGCGGTGATCGCTTCGGTGATCCTCGGAGGAGTCGGGTTGGTCCTCGGCGGATACTCCTTTAACATCCCTAGGCTCACAGGCGCGTCCAACAAGAACATTCTGATGGCATTCAGCGGAATTGGTTTGATCCTCAGCGTCACTGCCTTCATCTACGGAATATACCTCTTGGTGAACTGA
- a CDS encoding MBL fold metallo-hydrolase, with amino-acid sequence MTEELLKRTFTTRTPDKPGAFMRACKVIMDHGGNITRVSYKSGALNLFIEVEATKEALEAIENGLSEIAYVDAEVKVPVVLVMDIKIPNTPGMLFPVLEIIDRYDVNISYLNSREENRGFQNFKIGMEVSDPEVSKKILDEVSEIYLLNVVSYNGNYDALDITVGYIRLASKIQKLFSLDDDKVKEFVKECRGVTELLLERGQDPAVVFDKIRQLSDFIAYHRDLNFNPRITTHQLTEETSLTVIEPPCGSNTYVLRNGDDLLFVDSGMGIFSDEMITELRETYPAFFSMNKTMLVTHADADHCGLLSVVDNATIVVDKRTADGLFDMARPTGDQDAYNYCYGRLCRIITDYVAPDKEIIRIIGNAPESHDEFVLLDKIKFGDIELEVYEGPGVHTKGQTVIICRNPKLLFTGDLYSNLKDVTYERAEYNQIAPYLPKDSEEDLKELTRDKLGKIMDSIGRDGMIVCGGQGNIKKLGGE; translated from the coding sequence ATGACAGAGGAACTGCTGAAGCGCACCTTTACAACAAGGACTCCGGACAAACCCGGTGCCTTCATGCGTGCGTGCAAGGTGATCATGGACCACGGCGGAAACATCACCCGTGTGAGTTACAAGAGCGGAGCCCTCAATCTGTTCATCGAGGTCGAGGCAACCAAAGAGGCTCTCGAAGCCATAGAGAACGGTCTCAGTGAGATCGCCTATGTTGATGCTGAGGTCAAGGTCCCTGTCGTCCTCGTGATGGACATCAAGATCCCCAACACTCCGGGAATGCTCTTTCCGGTATTGGAGATCATCGACAGATACGATGTCAACATATCCTACCTCAACTCCAGAGAGGAGAACAGAGGATTTCAGAACTTCAAGATTGGTATGGAGGTCAGCGACCCCGAGGTATCCAAGAAGATCCTGGACGAGGTCTCCGAGATATATCTCTTGAATGTGGTCTCATACAACGGGAATTACGATGCCCTTGACATAACGGTAGGATATATCCGTCTGGCCAGCAAGATCCAGAAACTGTTCAGCCTGGATGACGACAAGGTCAAAGAATTCGTCAAAGAGTGCAGAGGGGTAACGGAGCTGTTGCTGGAAAGGGGTCAGGATCCTGCAGTGGTCTTTGACAAGATACGTCAGCTCTCCGATTTCATCGCATATCACAGGGATCTCAACTTCAATCCCAGGATTACCACGCATCAGCTCACCGAGGAGACCAGTCTCACCGTCATCGAACCTCCGTGCGGAAGCAACACGTACGTACTCAGGAACGGGGACGACCTTCTGTTCGTCGATTCTGGTATGGGAATATTCTCAGATGAGATGATCACCGAGCTTAGGGAGACCTATCCAGCTTTCTTCAGCATGAACAAGACGATGCTGGTCACCCATGCTGATGCCGACCACTGCGGATTGCTTTCCGTTGTGGATAATGCTACGATCGTCGTTGACAAGCGTACAGCTGACGGTCTGTTTGATATGGCCAGGCCGACTGGTGACCAAGATGCCTACAACTACTGCTATGGACGTCTGTGCAGGATAATCACGGACTATGTAGCGCCTGACAAGGAGATCATCCGCATAATAGGAAACGCTCCCGAATCGCATGATGAGTTCGTCCTTCTGGACAAGATAAAATTCGGAGATATCGAGCTTGAGGTTTATGAAGGCCCAGGAGTCCACACCAAGGGTCAGACCGTAATCATCTGCAGAAACCCCAAACTGCTGTTCACAGGCGACCTCTACTCGAACCTGAAGGATGTCACATACGAGAGGGCGGAATACAACCAGATCGCACCCTACCTTCCCAAAGATTCCGAAGAGGATCTCAAGGAGCTTACCCGCGACAAGCTGGGCAAGATCATGGATTCCATCGGAAGGGATGGAATGATCGTATGTGGCGGCCAAGGTAACATAAAGAAACTGGGAGGTGAATGA
- a CDS encoding YkgJ family cysteine cluster protein: MAVYRGKYILEGLDEITPDMEHNLDIAYDICMSYRDNFPCEMCGRCCHQPNIIIRPEEIDRVASAANLTPFMFKRNYVVEMPDGRFLINKQNDGPCPFLGEDKRCTIWKNRPQICDDFPYAVSMFMSRVYLALTNPDADIMKLTSYMDMKWPCTKVIRRSIKKKIDERREDVILPDSH, from the coding sequence ATGGCCGTCTATCGCGGGAAGTACATACTCGAAGGGCTGGACGAGATAACTCCGGATATGGAGCACAATCTCGACATCGCCTATGACATCTGCATGTCTTACAGAGATAACTTCCCGTGCGAGATGTGCGGCAGATGCTGTCATCAGCCAAACATAATCATTCGCCCAGAGGAGATCGACAGGGTTGCCTCCGCGGCGAATCTTACCCCTTTTATGTTCAAACGCAATTATGTGGTGGAGATGCCCGACGGCAGATTCCTTATCAATAAACAGAATGACGGCCCCTGTCCTTTCCTTGGAGAGGATAAGAGGTGCACCATATGGAAGAACCGCCCTCAGATCTGCGACGATTTCCCATATGCGGTATCGATGTTTATGAGCAGAGTATATCTGGCCCTCACGAACCCTGATGCAGACATCATGAAATTGACATCGTACATGGACATGAAATGGCCATGTACGAAAGTCATCAGGCGTTCTATCAAGAAGAAAATAGACGAAAGAAGGGAGGATGTCATCCTCCCTGATTCTCACTGA
- a CDS encoding acetyl-CoA synthetase translates to MTRDINLRYVDETYDENGLLKTYSVHYPDDFNFAYDIVDDIAINDPTRRALVWCDDRGHEKVFTFADIKRMSDKTANYLTQHGVRKGDMVLVVLKHNYQFWYVSIALHKMGAVLIPATFMLKKHDIEYRINSASIKAAIVTSDAPVWQEFDIAENIPTLKFKCMTNSQYNGPCPPGWDDFDAGVEAASEEWKRVPTHVRDMMLIYFTSGTSGNPKMAVHDHSYPIGHILTAKHWHCVVPDGLHWTVAETGWAKNAWGKLYGQWIMEAGLFVYEHNKFDPVAVLNLIEKYRITTFCCPPTMFRMYCNAGLEGHDLSSLTHTNIAGEALNSDTFEKWYAATGLKLMEGFGQSETTVLVGNLRGMVPKPGSMGKPSPQYKVDIVDENGKPCPPSVVGQIVVGIDPHPAGIFVGYLHDRQKTRATLFGGFHHTGDLAWKDEDGYFWYVGRNDDVIKSSGYRISPFEIESVLLKHPCCLECAITGVPDPVRGQIVKATIVLRDGYEGTEELKKELQNYVKHETAPYKYPRAVEFVKELPKSISGKIKRVDIRNKDKELAAKNGQ, encoded by the coding sequence ATGACAAGGGATATCAATCTGCGCTATGTCGATGAGACCTACGATGAGAACGGTCTGCTGAAGACCTACAGCGTCCACTATCCCGACGATTTCAACTTCGCATACGATATCGTGGATGATATCGCAATCAACGATCCTACCAGGAGAGCGCTTGTCTGGTGCGACGATAGAGGTCATGAGAAGGTTTTCACCTTCGCGGACATCAAAAGGATGTCCGATAAGACTGCCAACTATCTGACGCAACATGGCGTCAGGAAGGGAGACATGGTCCTAGTGGTCCTGAAGCATAACTACCAGTTCTGGTATGTCTCCATAGCGCTCCACAAGATGGGAGCAGTTCTGATCCCTGCTACTTTCATGCTTAAGAAGCATGACATCGAGTACCGTATCAACTCGGCATCGATCAAGGCCGCCATAGTGACATCCGATGCCCCTGTCTGGCAGGAGTTCGATATAGCGGAGAACATCCCCACGCTCAAATTCAAGTGCATGACCAACTCCCAGTACAACGGCCCCTGTCCTCCCGGATGGGATGACTTCGATGCAGGTGTGGAGGCTGCGTCTGAGGAATGGAAGCGCGTCCCCACACATGTAAGGGATATGATGCTCATCTATTTCACATCCGGAACATCAGGTAACCCTAAGATGGCGGTCCATGACCATTCGTACCCCATAGGACATATCCTTACCGCCAAACATTGGCATTGTGTGGTGCCTGACGGTCTTCATTGGACCGTTGCAGAGACCGGATGGGCCAAGAACGCATGGGGAAAGCTCTACGGTCAGTGGATCATGGAGGCTGGACTGTTCGTCTATGAGCACAACAAGTTCGACCCCGTTGCAGTGCTGAACCTTATCGAGAAGTACAGGATCACTACTTTCTGTTGTCCTCCCACCATGTTCAGGATGTATTGCAACGCAGGTCTGGAGGGTCATGACCTCTCCTCACTCACCCATACGAACATTGCAGGTGAGGCTCTTAACTCGGATACCTTCGAGAAGTGGTACGCGGCGACAGGTCTGAAGCTCATGGAGGGATTCGGACAGTCGGAGACCACGGTTCTTGTCGGAAATCTCAGAGGAATGGTTCCCAAACCAGGTTCCATGGGAAAGCCCTCGCCCCAGTACAAGGTCGATATCGTGGATGAGAATGGCAAACCATGTCCTCCCAGTGTCGTTGGTCAGATCGTGGTCGGTATCGATCCGCACCCTGCAGGGATATTCGTCGGATACCTCCATGACAGGCAGAAGACCAGGGCCACGTTGTTCGGTGGATTCCATCATACGGGAGACCTTGCCTGGAAGGACGAGGACGGATACTTCTGGTATGTGGGACGCAACGATGATGTTATTAAGTCATCCGGTTACAGGATAAGTCCCTTCGAGATAGAGTCTGTCTTGTTGAAGCATCCCTGCTGTCTCGAATGCGCAATCACCGGAGTCCCCGATCCTGTAAGGGGTCAGATAGTCAAGGCCACAATCGTCCTTAGGGATGGATATGAGGGTACTGAGGAACTCAAGAAGGAGCTGCAGAACTATGTTAAACACGAGACTGCACCTTACAAGTATCCAAGGGCAGTCGAGTTCGTGAAGGAGCTCCCCAAATCCATCAGCGGTAAGATCAAGCGCGTTGACATCCGCAACAAGGACAAGGAACTGGCTGCTAAGAACGGTCAGTGA
- a CDS encoding helix-turn-helix domain-containing protein yields MYNTAISERIHAMRDLCGLSTAEMAEATGVSEEEYIKCETGQQDFTFTFLSRCADKFQIDMVELITGENPRLTDYIVVQDGMGLPINRREGHEYYHLAAYFKDKIAEPYYVRAPYIESEQDSEIPTSTYEGQEMIYVISGSLRFAYDGHEENLIAGDSVYYDASKPHGEITTSKDGCEFLIISMKGGRA; encoded by the coding sequence ATGTACAACACGGCAATATCTGAACGTATACATGCAATGCGTGACCTCTGCGGATTGTCAACTGCAGAGATGGCTGAGGCAACCGGCGTCTCTGAAGAGGAGTATATCAAATGCGAGACCGGGCAGCAGGACTTCACCTTCACATTCCTGAGCAGATGTGCAGACAAATTCCAGATCGATATGGTGGAACTCATCACCGGAGAGAACCCACGCCTAACTGATTACATAGTTGTCCAGGATGGAATGGGTTTGCCCATCAACAGGCGCGAAGGACATGAGTACTATCATCTGGCAGCATACTTCAAGGACAAGATTGCAGAACCCTACTACGTCAGGGCACCGTATATCGAATCCGAGCAGGATTCGGAGATCCCTACATCGACTTATGAGGGTCAGGAGATGATCTATGTCATTTCCGGAAGCCTAAGGTTCGCGTATGATGGTCACGAGGAGAATCTGATCGCCGGAGATTCGGTCTACTACGACGCATCCAAACCCCATGGGGAGATCACCACCAGCAAGGACGGTTGCGAATTCCTCATTATCTCGATGAAGGGGGGACGCGCATGA
- a CDS encoding acetyl-CoA synthetase, whose protein sequence is MRNINLRYVDEEYGEDGILKHVSYHYPDNYNFGYDVVDEIAENEPDRLAMIWTNPKGEERRFTFGDMKRMSDKTANYLLSLGIKKGDMVMVILKRHYQFWYVIVALHKIGAVIVPATFMLTKGDVEYRVRSASIKAAICTDMNGVCDAVDSAEDIPTLQIKIVANSSRDGWLQLDEGIEKASDKLDRIETEVHEPMLMYFSSGTSGYPKMVLHDHLYSLGHLSTAKYWQNVDPEGVHLTIADTGWGKAVWGKLYGQWHMEAAVFVYDYDKFDPHEIMNIIEKYRITTLCCPPTMFRMFINAGLEGHDLSSLKYCCIAGEALNPDVFYSWQKATGIKLMEGFGQTETTCTICNIVGMEPKPSSMGKPSPQYEVRIVDPDGNECPNGQTGEIVIRCDPKPPGLMMCYYRNEEKTNQAMHDGWFHTGDVAWRDEDGYLWYVGRNDDVIKSSGYKISPFEIESVLVTHPAVLECAVTGVPDPVRGQLVKATVVLREGYEPSDELMKELQNFVKHETAPYKYPRAMDFVKELPKTVNGKIQRAEIRKKDKQ, encoded by the coding sequence ATGAGGAATATCAATCTCAGATACGTCGATGAGGAGTACGGCGAGGACGGAATCCTGAAGCACGTAAGCTACCACTATCCTGACAACTATAACTTCGGATACGATGTGGTCGACGAGATCGCCGAGAACGAGCCCGATCGTCTGGCCATGATCTGGACCAACCCCAAGGGTGAGGAAAGGAGGTTTACATTCGGTGATATGAAGAGGATGTCCGACAAGACGGCCAACTATCTGCTTTCTCTCGGAATCAAGAAGGGCGACATGGTGATGGTCATACTGAAACGTCACTATCAGTTCTGGTATGTCATCGTCGCACTGCATAAGATAGGCGCAGTGATCGTACCTGCGACATTCATGCTCACTAAGGGTGATGTGGAGTACAGGGTCAGGTCCGCTTCCATAAAAGCTGCCATCTGTACCGATATGAACGGAGTATGCGATGCAGTCGATTCTGCAGAGGATATCCCAACCCTTCAGATCAAAATCGTGGCCAACTCGTCAAGGGACGGATGGCTCCAATTGGATGAGGGGATCGAGAAAGCCTCAGATAAGCTGGACAGGATAGAGACTGAAGTGCACGAGCCCATGCTCATGTACTTCTCATCAGGCACCTCAGGATACCCCAAGATGGTGCTGCATGACCACCTGTACAGCCTCGGCCATCTATCCACTGCCAAATACTGGCAGAACGTGGATCCCGAAGGTGTGCACCTGACCATCGCAGATACCGGTTGGGGAAAGGCCGTCTGGGGTAAACTCTATGGCCAGTGGCATATGGAAGCTGCCGTTTTCGTATATGATTACGATAAGTTCGACCCCCATGAGATCATGAACATCATCGAGAAATACAGGATAACAACCCTGTGCTGTCCTCCTACCATGTTCAGGATGTTCATCAACGCGGGTCTTGAAGGCCATGACCTGTCTTCCCTGAAGTACTGCTGTATCGCAGGAGAGGCTCTGAACCCGGATGTGTTCTACAGCTGGCAGAAGGCAACAGGTATCAAGCTGATGGAAGGATTCGGTCAGACCGAGACAACCTGTACGATATGCAACATCGTGGGGATGGAGCCAAAGCCCAGCTCGATGGGAAAGCCCTCTCCCCAGTATGAGGTCAGGATTGTTGACCCGGACGGTAATGAGTGCCCCAATGGACAGACTGGTGAGATTGTCATCCGTTGTGACCCCAAGCCTCCAGGACTTATGATGTGCTATTACCGCAATGAGGAGAAGACCAACCAGGCTATGCATGACGGTTGGTTCCATACCGGTGATGTCGCATGGAGGGATGAGGACGGGTACCTATGGTATGTAGGACGTAATGATGATGTCATTAAATCATCCGGATACAAGATCAGTCCCTTCGAGATCGAATCGGTGCTGGTCACCCATCCTGCCGTCTTGGAATGCGCAGTCACCGGAGTCCCTGATCCGGTTAGAGGACAGTTGGTCAAGGCCACGGTGGTTCTCCGCGAAGGTTACGAACCATCAGATGAACTGATGAAGGAATTGCAGAATTTCGTCAAGCACGAGACCGCCCCATATAAATATCCTAGAGCAATGGACTTCGTCAAGGAGCTTCCGAAAACAGTGAATGGTAAAATCCAGCGCGCTGAGATTAGGAAGAAGGATAAACAATGA
- a CDS encoding class I SAM-dependent methyltransferase: MKQEELWDALYSGNPATWRGNTVIPVPNSGKALDLGCGNGKTVSTLLDAGYAVTGIDFSSVAIEQCKDRFIGSEFYIGTICDMPFDDSSFDYITAVHVLEHLDDESLERAVSEIRRILKPSGFVFVRCFTERDMRSDKRKESEIFYRFYDVDSIRDAFDGFQIMSSEIKEDKTRFGTLRSRVEVLLKL, encoded by the coding sequence ATGAAGCAGGAAGAACTCTGGGATGCCTTATACTCAGGCAATCCTGCGACATGGAGAGGCAACACGGTGATACCTGTGCCCAACAGCGGAAAAGCACTGGATCTCGGTTGTGGCAACGGGAAGACCGTCTCTACGCTACTGGATGCGGGGTATGCTGTCACTGGAATCGATTTCTCTTCGGTGGCCATAGAGCAGTGCAAAGATCGTTTCATAGGCTCTGAATTCTACATAGGGACCATTTGCGACATGCCTTTCGACGATTCAAGTTTCGATTACATTACAGCAGTCCATGTCCTTGAACATCTGGATGATGAATCACTAGAGAGAGCTGTGTCGGAGATCAGACGCATACTGAAACCTTCAGGCTTCGTATTCGTCAGATGCTTCACCGAGAGGGACATGCGTTCGGACAAGAGAAAGGAATCAGAGATCTTCTACCGTTTCTATGATGTTGATTCCATCAGAGATGCCTTCGATGGTTTCCAGATTATGTCGTCTGAGATAAAAGAGGACAAAACCCGCTTCGGTACCCTCCGCTCTAGAGTGGAGGTTCTGCTAAAGCTATAA